One window of Nicotiana tomentosiformis chromosome 11, ASM39032v3, whole genome shotgun sequence genomic DNA carries:
- the LOC104120967 gene encoding uncharacterized protein gives MIHDACGYTNVKDNNSNNSVDNEKPNVHATKFYKLLEDAETELYPGCKKVSKLSFVVKLLHLKCLNHWRNIWMDALLRFFREVIPEGSFVPIFFYEAKKVFCDLGLGYTKIDACQKDCILYWRDYTDVQACPKCGKSRWKSKEHGVKKVAHKILPHFSIKPRLQRLYMARESTKKMRWNKEKSMDDGVLRYPSDSVAYKSFDARHPTFSAELRNVRLGLAKLKELWDRVETYDAHSKSNFMMRVAIMWTINDFPAYGNFSGWSTKGKLACPCCHKDTQSTSLRSKLCYMGHRHFLPMDHPWRRSRTLFDGKVEMGVAPNPLRGDEALVQLQALGNVTFSKGQKRKRDFHSNAYNWKKKSIFFQLPY, from the exons ATGATTCACGATGCTTGTGGATATACGAATGTGAAggataataatagtaataattcaGTGGACAATGAAAAGCCAAATGTACATGCAACAAAGTTCTACAAATTGTTAGAAGATGCTGAGACGGAACTTTATCCTGGTTGTAAAAAAGTCTCAAAGTTGTCTTTTGTTGTTAAACTACTTCACTTGAAGTGTCTTAACCATTGGAGAAATATATGGATGGATGCATTGTTGAGATTCTTTAGAGAAGTTATTCCCGAGGGGTCATTTGTGCCAATTTTTTTCTATGAAGCAAAGAAAGTTTTTTGTGACCTCGGCTTGGGATACACCAAAATAGATGCATGTCAGAAAGATTGTATTTTATATTGGCGTGATTATACCGATGTCCAAGCATGTCCTAAGTGTGGTAAGTCTAGATGGAAGTCCAAAGAACACGGAGTAAAGAAAGTAGCTCATAAAATCTTGCCGCATTTTTCAATCAAACCAAGGCTTCAAAGATTATACATGGCAAGAGAATCAACTAAAAAGATGAGGTGGAACAAGGAGAAAAGTATGGATGATGGTGTCTTGCGATATCCGTCTGACTCAGTAGCATATAAATCCTTTGATGCAAGACATCCCACCTTTTCAGCTGAGTTAAGAAATGTTCGATTAGGTTTGGCGA agttgaaagaattatgggacagGGTGGAGACTTATGATGCACACTCAAAATCTAATTTTATGATGCGTGTGGCTATCATGTGGACGATCAATGACTTTCCTGCATATGGAAATTTTTCAGGATGGTCAACTAAAGGCAAGCTTGCATGCCCTTGTTGCCATAAAGATACACAATCGACTTCCTTGCGTAGTAAGTTGTGTTATATGGGTCATCGTCACTTCCTTCCCATGGACCATCCATGGAGGAGAAGTAGGACGTTATTTGATGGGAAAGTTGAAATGGGAGTTGCACCTAACCCTTTAAGAGGTGATGAAGCACTTGTGCAATTACAAGCTTTGGGTAATGTAACTTTTAGTAAAGGACAAAAGAGAAAGCGTGATTTTCATAGCAATGCTTACAATTGGAAGAAGAAAAGTATCTTTTTCCAATTGCCTTATTGA
- the LOC104111735 gene encoding nudix hydrolase 17, mitochondrial: MVCMVSRTGRQLQRYNKGRRLVVGCIPYRFTRNGEFEVLVVSSQKGHSMMFPKGGWELDESVEEAASRESLEEAGVLGIVQCELGKWRFKSKSQAIYHEGYMFPMLVTEQLSLWPEQNVRRRAWMNVEEASESCQQWWMKEALERLVERLNSSDIDKEAVLSSSLS, from the exons ATGGTTTGTATGGTTTCTCGTACAGGAAGGCAATTGCAGAGGTACAATAAAGGCCGCCGCCTTGTTGTTGG ATGTATTCCATATAGATTTACAAGAAATGGTGAATTTGAGGTCCTTGTAGTTAGTTCTCAGAAGGGTCATTCAATGATGTTTCCCAAG GGAGGATGGGAGCTAGATGAATCTGTTGAAGAAGCAGCTTCTCGTGAATCCCTCGAAGAAGCTGGTGTTCTTGGCATTGTTCAG TGTGAATTAGGAAAGTGGAGATTCAAGAGCAAGAGTCAAGCCATCTATCATGAAGGTTACATGTTTCCAATGCTTGTTACAGAACAACTTTCTCTTTGGCCTGAGCAAAATGTGAGAAGAAGAGCATGG ATGAATGTGGAAGAAGCAAGTGAATCTTGTCAACAATGGTGGATGAAAGAAGCCCTTGAGAGATTAGTTGAAAGGCTGAATTCATCAGATATTGACAAAGAAGCTGTTCTTTCAAGTTCTCTTAgctag